The following coding sequences are from one Polynucleobacter sp. JS-JIR-II-50 window:
- the recG gene encoding ATP-dependent DNA helicase RecG, which produces MTTKQAPSTLQKMGLDSPMALALHLPTRYEDETELLTIEEAIAQGRFNSAQTQGVVIRNQVLFRPRRQMVVTIEDDTETLNLRFLNFYPSQQKQMAVGANIRVRGEVREGFQGPEMVHPTVRAVAPDAPLPASLTPVYPASVGVSQAIIRKAVTQALRDPSLQDSLAEFLPKELMAELLPSHDWPNLQEAIIYLHQPPADANTQALLERTHPAWRRVQFEELLAQQISLKRAHAIRRERHAPSFVKNKDESKGKKEQLSFEAGLLKVLPFKLTNSQERVWSEISHDLSQLFPMNRLLQGDVGSGKTVVAALAAARAMDYGYQAAIMAPTEILAEQHYLKMKEWFEPLGVRIAWLSGSLKAKEKRLAQEVIENGQAQLIIGTHALIQENVSFAKLGLAVIDEQHRFGVRQRLEIQQRVGSELFYCHQLMMSATPIPRTLAMTYYADLDVSVIDELPPGRKPIATKVVKAGRRDEVIGGLQSWLSKGLQAYWVCPLIEESEVLQLQTAVESFEQLTQALPDFKVGLVHGRLKAEEKASVMAAFKANEIQLLVATTVIEVGVDVPNAALMVIEHAERFGYAQIHQLRGRVGRGSADSVCILMYAEPLSMAAKERLQTLRETSDGFVIAERDLSLRGPGELLGAKQSGDAMLRFVDLQRDAWLIELAQQAAERLLAEHADLVERHLERWLGSRAEFLKA; this is translated from the coding sequence ATGACTACTAAACAAGCGCCAAGCACACTCCAAAAGATGGGTTTAGACAGCCCTATGGCCCTTGCTTTGCACTTGCCGACCCGTTATGAGGATGAGACTGAGCTACTCACCATCGAGGAGGCAATTGCCCAAGGTCGGTTTAACTCCGCTCAGACCCAAGGCGTAGTTATTCGCAATCAGGTCTTGTTTCGGCCCAGAAGGCAGATGGTAGTCACCATCGAGGATGACACTGAAACCTTAAATCTGCGTTTTCTGAACTTCTACCCCAGCCAACAAAAACAAATGGCTGTCGGGGCCAATATTCGAGTCCGCGGTGAAGTACGCGAAGGTTTTCAGGGTCCGGAGATGGTGCATCCTACTGTGAGAGCTGTAGCTCCAGATGCGCCTTTGCCTGCTAGTTTGACCCCAGTTTACCCGGCAAGCGTTGGAGTTTCGCAAGCGATTATTCGTAAAGCAGTGACACAAGCCTTACGTGACCCAAGCCTGCAAGATAGTCTGGCTGAGTTCTTGCCCAAAGAACTGATGGCAGAGTTGTTGCCAAGTCATGATTGGCCAAACTTGCAAGAGGCGATTATCTATTTACATCAACCGCCTGCCGATGCCAATACTCAGGCATTGCTAGAGCGCACTCATCCTGCTTGGCGTCGAGTGCAGTTTGAGGAGCTCCTTGCCCAGCAAATTTCGTTAAAGCGTGCGCATGCCATTCGTCGAGAGCGACATGCACCAAGTTTTGTAAAAAATAAAGATGAGAGTAAAGGCAAGAAAGAGCAGCTAAGCTTTGAAGCGGGCTTGCTGAAAGTATTACCTTTTAAATTAACTAATTCTCAAGAGCGCGTTTGGTCTGAAATTAGTCATGACCTTTCACAATTATTTCCGATGAATCGCCTTTTACAGGGGGATGTGGGTAGCGGTAAGACCGTAGTGGCTGCCTTAGCTGCGGCGCGGGCGATGGATTATGGTTATCAAGCCGCCATCATGGCGCCTACGGAGATCTTGGCTGAGCAGCACTACCTCAAAATGAAAGAATGGTTTGAACCTTTGGGGGTCAGAATCGCTTGGCTGTCAGGAAGTCTGAAAGCCAAAGAAAAACGATTGGCGCAAGAAGTGATCGAGAATGGGCAAGCTCAACTCATTATTGGTACGCATGCTCTTATTCAAGAAAATGTGAGCTTTGCCAAACTTGGCCTCGCAGTGATTGATGAGCAACATCGCTTTGGAGTGAGGCAGCGTTTAGAGATTCAGCAACGGGTTGGCTCAGAACTGTTTTACTGCCATCAACTGATGATGTCAGCAACACCAATACCACGCACTTTAGCGATGACCTACTATGCCGACTTGGATGTCTCTGTCATCGATGAATTACCTCCTGGCCGAAAACCGATTGCTACCAAGGTAGTTAAAGCCGGCCGCCGTGATGAGGTGATCGGTGGTTTGCAAAGTTGGTTATCCAAGGGGTTGCAAGCGTACTGGGTGTGCCCTCTCATTGAAGAGTCTGAAGTGCTGCAATTGCAAACAGCAGTTGAGAGCTTCGAGCAACTGACACAGGCTTTACCTGACTTTAAGGTTGGCTTGGTGCATGGCAGATTAAAAGCAGAAGAAAAAGCATCAGTCATGGCCGCCTTTAAGGCAAATGAGATTCAGCTTTTAGTTGCCACTACGGTAATTGAGGTTGGGGTAGACGTACCCAATGCAGCATTAATGGTAATTGAGCATGCTGAGCGCTTTGGTTATGCCCAGATTCATCAATTGCGCGGGCGCGTGGGTAGGGGGTCTGCAGATTCGGTCTGTATTTTGATGTACGCCGAGCCCCTTTCAATGGCCGCCAAGGAGCGCTTGCAAACTTTACGTGAGACCTCAGATGGTTTTGTGATTGCGGAGCGGGATTTATCACTGCGTGGTCCAGGTGAATTACTGGGTGCGAAGCAATCAGGAGATGCGATGTTGCGCTTTGTTGATTTGCAACGCGATGCCTGGTTAATTGAGTTAGCTCAACAGGCGGCTGAGCGCTTACTTGCTGAGCATGCAGATCTGGTGGAGCGTCATTTAGAACGCTGGCTCGGATCTCGAGCAGAATTTCTAAAGGCTTGA
- the ubiA gene encoding 4-hydroxybenzoate octaprenyltransferase: MNVKERFISYGYLIRLDKPIGTLLLLWPTLWALWLASSGVPDLSILLIFTVGTFLMRSAGCAINDYADRDFDRHVKRTQGRPVTSGKISGKEAVAVAGVLALIAFLLIQPLNVFTKQLSVLALLVAFVYPFTKRFFAMPQAVLGIAFGFGIPMAYAAILDFIPLEAWFLFIGNIFWAIAYDTAYAMVDRDDDLRLGLRTSAITFGRYDVVAIAISYGMLFLSQLWVAQLANLSNYFLVGWFAAFACAIYHLKLVSTRNRDNCFRAFRHNNWLGGFLFLGIVLGLAIN, encoded by the coding sequence ATGAATGTAAAAGAGCGTTTTATTTCTTATGGATATTTAATCAGGCTGGATAAGCCGATTGGCACGCTATTACTGTTGTGGCCTACGCTCTGGGCCCTTTGGTTGGCAAGCAGTGGTGTACCTGATTTATCCATTTTGCTGATCTTTACTGTCGGTACATTTTTGATGCGGAGTGCAGGCTGCGCAATCAACGACTATGCTGATCGTGATTTTGATCGTCATGTTAAGCGTACCCAAGGTCGCCCAGTCACGAGTGGAAAAATCTCGGGTAAAGAGGCTGTAGCTGTGGCTGGGGTATTGGCCTTAATTGCGTTTTTACTCATTCAGCCTCTGAATGTATTTACAAAGCAACTATCCGTGCTTGCTTTGCTAGTGGCCTTCGTCTATCCCTTTACAAAACGCTTTTTTGCCATGCCCCAAGCTGTCTTGGGTATTGCTTTTGGCTTTGGTATTCCGATGGCGTATGCAGCTATTTTGGATTTCATTCCCCTAGAGGCATGGTTCTTATTCATTGGGAACATCTTTTGGGCGATCGCCTATGACACAGCCTATGCCATGGTTGACCGCGATGATGATCTGCGCCTAGGGTTGAGAACATCGGCCATTACTTTTGGTCGGTACGATGTCGTCGCTATAGCAATAAGCTACGGGATGCTTTTTCTGAGTCAGTTATGGGTAGCGCAATTGGCTAACTTGAGTAATTATTTTTTAGTGGGCTGGTTCGCAGCATTCGCTTGCGCAATCTATCACTTGAAGTTGGTTTCAACCCGCAATAGAGATAATTGTTTCAGAGCATTTCGCCATAACAACTGGTTAGGCGGATTTTTATTTCTGGGAATTGTGTTGGGCCTAGCAATTAACTAG
- the tgt gene encoding tRNA guanosine(34) transglycosylase Tgt encodes MTKPVHFNILARDSQSPARLGQLDLPHGSVQTPIFMPVGTYGTVKAMTPRDLNEAKAQIILGNTFHLWLRPGLDVIKKHGGLHRFMGWDKPILTDSGGFQVFSLGALRKISEEGVTFASPINGDKLFMSPEVSMEIQAVLNSDIAMQFDECTPYEIKGQPTSEKTARASLEMSLRWGDRSLKRFRELNTGNGLFGIVQGGMFENLREFSLNAVSQQGFDGIAIGGLSVGEPKPEFERILNFTAPKLPEHMPHYLMGVGTPEDLILGVSLGIDMFDCVMPTRNARNGWLFTRFGDLKLRNSGYKDDDRPVDPTCACYTCQNFTRSYLNHLQKANEILGSQLNTIHNLSYYLQLMTEVREALSKDRFSAYREEFHSNRQRGVEPGQD; translated from the coding sequence ATGACCAAACCCGTTCACTTCAATATCCTGGCGCGCGACTCGCAAAGCCCAGCCCGCCTTGGTCAGCTTGACCTTCCACATGGCAGCGTGCAAACACCCATCTTTATGCCCGTGGGAACGTATGGCACCGTCAAGGCAATGACGCCGCGTGATTTGAATGAAGCCAAGGCACAAATTATTTTGGGTAACACTTTTCATCTCTGGTTAAGACCAGGATTAGATGTGATCAAAAAACATGGTGGCTTGCATCGCTTTATGGGTTGGGACAAACCGATCCTCACTGACTCAGGTGGCTTTCAGGTATTTAGTTTGGGCGCGCTGCGCAAGATCTCTGAAGAGGGCGTGACTTTTGCATCTCCAATTAATGGCGACAAATTATTTATGTCTCCAGAAGTGTCGATGGAAATTCAGGCGGTGCTCAATAGCGATATCGCAATGCAATTTGATGAATGCACTCCTTACGAAATCAAAGGTCAACCTACCTCTGAAAAAACAGCTCGTGCATCACTAGAGATGTCTTTGCGCTGGGGCGATCGCTCTCTCAAGCGTTTTCGCGAACTGAATACAGGCAACGGACTCTTTGGCATTGTTCAAGGCGGCATGTTTGAGAATCTTCGTGAATTTTCATTGAATGCCGTAAGTCAGCAAGGTTTTGATGGGATTGCTATTGGCGGCTTATCAGTGGGAGAGCCTAAACCCGAGTTTGAGCGAATTCTGAATTTCACTGCGCCAAAATTGCCAGAACATATGCCTCATTATTTAATGGGTGTTGGCACTCCAGAAGATCTGATATTGGGCGTTAGCCTGGGTATTGATATGTTCGATTGCGTAATGCCAACCCGCAATGCCCGCAATGGCTGGCTTTTTACCCGCTTTGGGGACCTCAAACTACGAAATTCTGGATACAAGGACGATGATCGCCCTGTGGATCCTACCTGCGCCTGCTATACCTGCCAAAACTTCACCAGATCCTACTTAAATCACCTCCAAAAGGCCAATGAAATCCTGGGATCCCAGCTGAATACCATCCACAACCTGTCCTACTACCTCCAGTTGATGACAGAGGTCCGCGAGGCTCTCAGCAAAGACCGCTTTAGCGCATATCGTGAGGAATTTCACAGCAATCGTCAGCGTGGCGTCGAGCCTGGACAGGACTAA
- the proC gene encoding pyrroline-5-carboxylate reductase, with translation MSTNKIAQNNSNAHITFIGGGNMGRALISGLLANGFKPNQISVVEANAETALKLHEDFGVQGIGALEHIAFDFSKNNVLVMAIKPQDFNVVAKGLASKLKHASAPGPLILSIAAGIRLKDMSRWLDHTRCVRAMPNTPALIGKGITGLFADAAVDQSDRALAETICNAVGQAVWVKEEKLMDAVTAVSGSGPAYVFAFLEAMQSAGEKLGLDSGTARKLAYATLEGATQLAHNSDEHAGVLRERVTSKGGTTAAALDVMKQQGWHEILEKAIDAASQRGKTMGDELGQS, from the coding sequence ATGAGCACAAACAAAATCGCACAAAACAATAGCAATGCGCACATTACCTTTATTGGCGGTGGCAATATGGGGCGCGCCCTCATCAGCGGCCTTCTTGCTAACGGATTCAAACCCAATCAAATCTCTGTTGTAGAAGCTAATGCTGAAACTGCCCTAAAGTTACATGAAGATTTTGGTGTTCAAGGCATTGGCGCTCTGGAGCACATCGCTTTTGATTTCTCTAAAAATAATGTGCTTGTTATGGCAATCAAACCCCAAGACTTCAATGTCGTTGCTAAAGGTTTGGCGTCTAAGTTAAAGCATGCCAGTGCCCCTGGTCCACTCATTCTGAGTATCGCTGCCGGTATTCGCCTAAAGGATATGAGTCGCTGGCTTGATCACACACGCTGTGTGCGCGCCATGCCAAATACTCCAGCCTTAATTGGTAAAGGCATTACCGGTCTTTTTGCAGATGCCGCTGTAGATCAGTCTGATCGGGCCTTAGCAGAAACCATTTGTAATGCAGTAGGTCAAGCCGTTTGGGTAAAAGAAGAAAAGCTGATGGATGCAGTAACTGCTGTTTCTGGTAGCGGCCCAGCATATGTCTTTGCATTTTTAGAGGCAATGCAATCTGCTGGAGAGAAACTCGGTCTTGATTCAGGGACGGCGCGCAAGCTGGCTTATGCCACTCTTGAAGGGGCTACACAGCTCGCCCATAACTCTGATGAACACGCTGGTGTTCTGCGCGAGAGAGTCACTTCAAAGGGCGGAACCACTGCTGCCGCTCTAGATGTCATGAAGCAACAAGGTTGGCACGAGATTTTAGAAAAAGCGATTGATGCAGCCAGTCAGCGTGGCAAAACGATGGGTGATGAACTAGGTCAGAGTTAA
- a CDS encoding FAD-linked oxidase C-terminal domain-containing protein, whose protein sequence is MILMNMVTPPPELAAISALQSKLVAALRPILPEHALLWEPEDTIPYECDGLAAYRRMPLAVALPETEVQVAQILKICYAMQIPVVPRGSGTGLSGGAMPLSQGLVLSLAKLKKIISIDPFTRTAVVQPGVRNLAISEAVAHLGLYYAPDPSSQIACSIGGNVNENSGGVHCLKYGLTLHNVLRVRGILMNGEIVEFGGLAPDAPGLDLLAIIMGSEGMLAVVTEVTVKLVAKPKLARVIMASFDDIEKGGNAVAAIIAAGIIPAGLEMMDKATTRAVEEFVHAGYDLDAAAILLCESDGTPEEVAEEIERMTKVLEQAGASGIQISKDESERLKFWSGRKNAFPAAGRLAPDYYCMDGTIPRRHIATLLKRIQGMEEKYGLGCLNVFHAGDGNMHPLILFNGADQEEWHRAEEFGTEILEACVELGGTITGEHGVGIEKINSMCVQFGEGERESFWGVKSAFDPEKLLNPDKAIPTLSRCAEYGRMRISGGQLPHPELERF, encoded by the coding sequence ATGATTCTTATGAATATGGTGACCCCACCCCCCGAATTAGCCGCTATTAGCGCCCTTCAGTCCAAATTGGTAGCAGCCTTGCGCCCAATCCTACCGGAACATGCCCTTCTATGGGAGCCAGAAGACACCATTCCATACGAATGTGACGGCCTAGCCGCCTACCGTCGGATGCCTTTGGCAGTAGCTTTGCCAGAAACAGAAGTGCAAGTTGCCCAAATTTTGAAGATTTGCTATGCGATGCAAATACCAGTGGTACCTCGTGGATCCGGAACTGGGCTCTCGGGTGGGGCAATGCCTCTTTCTCAGGGATTGGTACTGTCACTAGCCAAGCTCAAGAAAATTATCAGCATTGATCCATTTACTCGCACTGCGGTCGTTCAGCCTGGCGTGCGCAATCTTGCGATTTCTGAAGCAGTGGCCCATCTCGGTTTGTATTACGCTCCAGACCCCTCCTCTCAGATTGCTTGTTCGATCGGTGGCAACGTCAATGAAAACTCTGGTGGCGTGCACTGTCTTAAATACGGCCTCACTCTGCACAACGTTCTGCGTGTGCGCGGAATACTCATGAACGGTGAGATCGTTGAATTTGGGGGCTTAGCACCAGATGCGCCTGGACTCGATCTACTCGCCATCATCATGGGTAGTGAAGGCATGCTCGCAGTGGTCACTGAAGTTACAGTTAAGTTGGTAGCGAAACCAAAATTGGCTCGTGTCATCATGGCGAGTTTTGATGACATTGAAAAAGGTGGTAATGCAGTTGCTGCCATTATTGCTGCCGGCATTATTCCTGCTGGCTTGGAGATGATGGACAAAGCTACCACTCGTGCTGTGGAAGAATTTGTGCATGCAGGCTATGACTTAGATGCGGCCGCTATTTTGCTCTGTGAATCTGATGGCACCCCAGAAGAGGTTGCCGAAGAAATTGAGCGCATGACCAAGGTACTTGAGCAAGCTGGCGCTAGTGGAATACAGATTTCTAAAGATGAAAGCGAGCGCTTAAAGTTTTGGAGTGGGCGCAAGAACGCTTTCCCAGCAGCTGGACGCCTAGCACCTGACTACTATTGCATGGACGGTACTATTCCTCGCCGCCACATTGCTACGCTCCTCAAGCGCATTCAGGGTATGGAAGAAAAGTATGGCCTTGGATGTTTAAACGTATTCCATGCGGGTGACGGCAATATGCATCCCCTGATTTTGTTTAATGGTGCTGACCAAGAAGAATGGCATCGTGCAGAAGAATTCGGCACTGAAATATTAGAAGCCTGTGTAGAACTCGGCGGCACGATCACTGGGGAGCATGGCGTTGGTATCGAAAAAATTAATTCGATGTGTGTGCAGTTTGGTGAAGGTGAGCGCGAATCTTTCTGGGGCGTGAAGAGCGCCTTTGATCCAGAAAAATTGCTCAACCCAGATAAAGCTATTCCGACTTTGAGTCGCTGCGCCGAATATGGGCGTATGCGTATTAGCGGCGGCCAATTGCCTCACCCAGAATTGGAGCGCTTCTAA
- a CDS encoding YggS family pyridoxal phosphate-dependent enzyme, with protein sequence MNSIVVNLMQVRARIELAALAAKREPEEIELLAVSKTFPTAAVEEAMHAGQSAFGENYVQEAVEKIEKLAKLRPWLTWHFIGPLQSNKTREVAQYFDWVHSVDRLKIAERLSAQRGEFPDLPPLMVCAQINVSEEGSKSGVSLIEVEELCNAIASLPNLVLRGLMAIPAPNSDPILQRQAFAAVQDCFKRIQASHFTELGYQFFDTLSMGMSDDLEAAIAEGSTVVRVGTAIFGKRDKISK encoded by the coding sequence ATGAATTCCATCGTTGTCAATCTGATGCAAGTCAGAGCAAGGATTGAACTTGCCGCCTTAGCAGCAAAGCGTGAGCCCGAAGAAATCGAGCTTTTGGCAGTTAGCAAGACCTTTCCTACTGCTGCCGTTGAAGAAGCTATGCATGCTGGACAATCAGCTTTTGGTGAAAACTATGTGCAAGAGGCCGTTGAAAAAATTGAGAAGCTAGCCAAATTACGCCCTTGGTTAACCTGGCATTTCATTGGCCCTTTGCAGAGCAATAAAACCAGAGAAGTGGCCCAATACTTCGATTGGGTTCATAGTGTGGACCGCCTCAAAATTGCAGAACGCCTATCTGCCCAACGCGGTGAGTTTCCAGATTTACCGCCATTAATGGTTTGTGCACAGATCAATGTGAGCGAAGAAGGCAGTAAAAGTGGCGTCTCTCTAATTGAAGTCGAAGAGCTTTGCAACGCCATCGCCTCTTTACCAAACTTGGTTCTGAGGGGTTTGATGGCTATTCCAGCGCCTAATTCAGACCCCATCTTGCAACGCCAAGCGTTTGCAGCAGTGCAAGATTGTTTCAAGCGTATACAAGCCAGCCATTTCACTGAGCTTGGCTACCAGTTCTTTGACACCCTTTCGATGGGCATGTCCGATGATTTAGAGGCCGCCATCGCTGAAGGCAGCACTGTAGTTCGCGTTGGTACAGCTATTTTCGGGAAGCGCGATAAGATTAGCAAATGA
- the queA gene encoding tRNA preQ1(34) S-adenosylmethionine ribosyltransferase-isomerase QueA, whose product MQLSDFNYELPPELIAQHPLANRTDSRLLEVKVDGPNHVQLVDRQFKDILSLLQPGDLLVFNDTKVIPARLHGKKETGGNVELLIERISGEKQAWVQIRASKVPKTGTIVHIHNPAGETFPVEMIGYDGRFYEVRFPENVFSLLERFGELPLPPYIEHQPDGEDAQRYQTVVAKNPGAVAAPTAGLHFDEAILQKLKDAGVNHATVTLHVGAGTFTPVREEDLSKHKMHYEWFSIPNETLEAIEVTKKNGGRVVAVGTTSLRALESQAASGQRSGETNLFITPGYQFKTVDCLLTNFHLPKSTLLMLVSAFAGMENIRAAYQHAIHQKYRFFSYGDAMFLCRLENPKL is encoded by the coding sequence ATGCAACTCTCCGACTTTAATTACGAACTCCCACCCGAACTAATCGCCCAACATCCTTTGGCGAATAGAACCGATAGCCGCCTCTTAGAGGTGAAGGTTGATGGGCCAAATCATGTCCAATTGGTAGATCGACAGTTTAAGGACATTCTGAGTCTTCTTCAGCCTGGGGACTTATTAGTCTTTAACGACACTAAGGTCATTCCTGCGCGCTTACACGGCAAAAAGGAGACTGGCGGGAATGTGGAGCTACTCATTGAACGCATTAGTGGTGAAAAGCAGGCTTGGGTACAAATTAGAGCCTCCAAGGTACCCAAGACTGGAACGATTGTTCATATCCATAATCCAGCAGGCGAAACTTTCCCCGTAGAGATGATTGGCTATGACGGACGTTTTTATGAGGTGCGTTTTCCGGAGAATGTGTTTTCTTTGCTTGAGCGTTTTGGTGAGCTCCCTCTACCTCCTTACATTGAGCATCAACCCGATGGTGAAGACGCGCAGCGTTATCAAACGGTAGTCGCCAAAAATCCAGGGGCGGTAGCTGCCCCAACAGCAGGCTTACATTTTGATGAAGCAATTTTGCAAAAGCTAAAGGATGCTGGTGTAAATCACGCAACCGTCACACTTCATGTCGGTGCAGGAACATTTACTCCTGTACGTGAAGAAGATCTTTCAAAACATAAGATGCACTACGAATGGTTCTCCATTCCCAATGAGACATTAGAAGCCATTGAGGTCACCAAGAAAAATGGTGGCAGAGTTGTTGCGGTAGGCACCACTAGTCTGCGCGCACTAGAGAGCCAGGCTGCTAGCGGGCAAAGGAGCGGTGAAACGAATCTCTTTATTACCCCAGGCTATCAATTTAAAACAGTAGATTGTTTGTTAACCAACTTTCATCTGCCAAAATCTACCTTATTAATGTTGGTCAGTGCTTTTGCGGGAATGGAAAACATTCGCGCTGCTTATCAACATGCCATTCATCAGAAGTATCGTTTCTTCAGCTATGGAGATGCGATGTTTCTTTGTCGACTCGAGAATCCAAAGTTATGA
- the glcE gene encoding glycolate oxidase subunit GlcE produces the protein MSHSHPQINAFQEQILNAAKNKTPLSIEGGGTKSWYGNPNSYTKLDTRTYSGILEYQPEELVITACAGTPLKEIEAALKEKNQVLAFEPPHFGEHATFGGAIAAGLAGPGRITVGNFRDFVLGARIIDGKGQDLSFGGKVMKNVAGYDVSRLLPGSLGTLALLLEASVKVLPKPAATATLRCQISQEKALKILNEWAGQPLPLSASCWIGSAKDGDGELTFRLAGAAAAVKAAIPLMSSVVMATEVKEDIAEHFWNDLREQKLSAFANLGADQTLYRLSLPAACGPLHIPGANDQIVLEWHGQQRWITAPGNEATFKAIKAIANSHGGHATRFRQGASVDPSNQRFTLLSEQAHSFALEAVQERLRSAFDPSGVFATKRLP, from the coding sequence ATGAGTCACTCCCATCCACAAATTAATGCATTCCAAGAGCAAATTCTCAATGCAGCTAAGAATAAAACCCCGCTCTCGATTGAAGGCGGTGGCACTAAATCTTGGTATGGCAACCCGAATAGCTACACCAAACTAGATACACGTACTTACTCCGGTATTTTGGAGTACCAGCCAGAAGAATTAGTCATCACCGCTTGTGCTGGCACTCCACTAAAAGAAATTGAAGCGGCTCTCAAAGAAAAGAATCAGGTGCTTGCTTTTGAACCACCGCACTTTGGTGAACATGCAACCTTTGGTGGCGCAATTGCCGCCGGCCTTGCTGGCCCAGGGCGCATTACTGTGGGCAACTTCCGCGACTTTGTATTGGGTGCTCGCATTATTGATGGCAAAGGCCAAGATCTTTCCTTTGGCGGTAAGGTCATGAAGAACGTAGCGGGATATGACGTCTCTCGTTTACTGCCTGGCTCTTTGGGAACACTTGCTCTTTTGTTAGAAGCCTCAGTCAAGGTCTTACCTAAACCTGCGGCGACCGCAACCTTACGTTGCCAGATCTCCCAAGAGAAAGCCCTCAAGATATTAAATGAATGGGCTGGACAGCCACTACCTTTATCTGCAAGCTGCTGGATTGGCTCCGCTAAAGATGGAGATGGAGAGCTAACTTTCCGTCTTGCTGGTGCGGCAGCAGCCGTAAAGGCTGCAATTCCTCTGATGAGCTCTGTAGTGATGGCTACTGAGGTCAAAGAAGATATTGCTGAACATTTCTGGAATGATTTACGTGAGCAAAAACTTTCTGCATTTGCCAATCTAGGTGCCGATCAAACGCTTTATCGTTTATCCCTGCCTGCTGCATGTGGACCACTTCATATTCCAGGCGCCAATGATCAAATTGTTCTGGAGTGGCATGGTCAACAACGTTGGATTACAGCGCCTGGTAACGAGGCGACCTTTAAAGCCATCAAGGCCATTGCTAATTCCCATGGCGGACATGCAACTCGCTTTAGACAGGGTGCCAGTGTAGACCCCAGCAATCAGCGCTTTACCTTGCTATCCGAGCAAGCTCACTCCTTTGCCCTTGAGGCAGTGCAAGAACGCCTGAGATCAGCTTTTGATCCTTCAGGTGTATTCGCTACTAAACGTCTTCCATAA
- the glcF gene encoding glycolate oxidase subunit GlcF, producing the protein MQTQLAPQFANTPEGIEAARILGKCVHCGFCTATCPTYQILGDELDGPRGRIYLIKQIAEGQAPTEKTRLHLDRCLTCRNCESTCPSGVQYGNLIDIGRKWAEENTPERPIGQRLTRWALKEGLTKPALFNTAMTLGRLVRPLMPSGIKRKIPLTVNKALADSTDAYARPSTAHQRKMVLLEGCVQPGMLPNINSATARVLNALKIQMISAPNATCCGALRYHLNDQAGGLDNAKQNIDAWWPLVESGVEAIVMTASGCGVMVKDYGHLFANDPIYAAKAKKISDLTKDISEILPSLQNELVQLVGTDPKPGVVYHPPCTLQHGQQIRGKVEGLLSSIGIGVRLCADSHLCCGSAGTYSVTQPELSEQLRKNKLTHLNAACEESGAEVIVSGNIGCITHLQQEDTPVVHWIEIVDQLLSKSSKAS; encoded by the coding sequence ATGCAAACTCAACTCGCCCCTCAATTTGCCAACACGCCGGAAGGTATCGAGGCAGCCCGCATTCTGGGTAAATGTGTTCACTGTGGCTTTTGTACGGCCACCTGCCCCACCTATCAAATACTGGGTGATGAGTTAGATGGGCCTCGCGGACGCATCTATCTGATTAAGCAGATCGCCGAAGGGCAGGCACCCACTGAAAAGACTCGCCTGCATTTAGATCGCTGTTTAACTTGCCGTAATTGTGAGAGCACCTGTCCGAGTGGTGTGCAATACGGCAACTTAATAGACATTGGTCGCAAGTGGGCAGAAGAAAATACGCCTGAGCGCCCAATCGGCCAACGCTTGACCCGTTGGGCCCTAAAAGAAGGTTTAACTAAGCCCGCCTTATTTAATACGGCTATGACCCTAGGTCGCTTAGTGCGTCCGTTAATGCCAAGCGGTATCAAGCGCAAGATTCCGCTAACTGTTAATAAGGCACTGGCCGATTCCACTGATGCTTACGCAAGACCTTCTACAGCCCATCAGCGCAAAATGGTTTTACTCGAAGGTTGCGTACAACCTGGCATGCTCCCAAATATCAATTCAGCTACAGCGCGCGTTCTTAATGCGTTGAAGATACAAATGATTAGCGCGCCCAATGCCACTTGTTGTGGTGCGCTACGCTATCACCTCAATGATCAAGCCGGCGGCTTAGATAATGCCAAGCAAAATATTGATGCGTGGTGGCCTTTGGTTGAAAGTGGTGTGGAAGCCATTGTGATGACAGCATCTGGTTGCGGTGTGATGGTGAAAGACTATGGACATCTATTTGCAAATGATCCTATCTATGCAGCCAAAGCGAAAAAGATTTCAGATCTGACCAAAGATATTTCTGAAATACTACCTTCCTTACAAAATGAGCTGGTGCAGCTGGTAGGAACAGATCCAAAACCAGGCGTCGTATATCACCCGCCTTGCACCTTGCAACACGGCCAACAAATTCGCGGCAAGGTTGAGGGATTGCTTTCTAGTATTGGTATTGGCGTGCGTTTATGTGCCGATAGCCATCTTTGCTGCGGTTCTGCGGGTACTTACTCTGTTACTCAACCAGAACTCTCTGAGCAACTTCGTAAAAACAAGTTAACTCACTTAAACGCTGCCTGCGAGGAATCTGGTGCAGAGGTCATTGTTTCTGGAAACATTGGCTGCATTACTCATCTGCAGCAAGAAGACACCCCAGTAGTGCATTGGATTGAAATCGTAGATCAATTACTTAGCAAATCTTCTAAGGCCTCATGA